The Ruania alba genome window below encodes:
- a CDS encoding carbohydrate ABC transporter permease: protein MAVATGSAPADQTAQDTRQPPTRKRRWWRSKSAIAAYIFIAPYVVFFMVFRILPAIFGIGLSFGEYSLSGALTFVGLEHYARLFDDPNFWGALWVTLKYAAIAMPLTVVLSLAIAQLCNRVMRGMSFYRSIFFLPAVTSPVLSGLIFVWIFSDSGPINGLVRAVGLQPISWLQDGFWVLPALALVSAWMSFGYNMLILLAGMLAIPQEYYEAASIDGANGWQRFTRITLPSLRPALFFVLVLETVKSFQTFDTIFVMTGGGPVRASYTLTFMLYDQGFGYFDFGYASAVGVVLLIIALVFSLIQRRLVGRDD from the coding sequence ATGGCAGTAGCCACGGGATCCGCACCGGCAGACCAGACGGCGCAGGACACACGGCAGCCGCCGACCCGCAAGCGACGGTGGTGGAGGTCGAAGAGCGCGATCGCGGCGTACATCTTCATTGCGCCGTACGTCGTGTTCTTCATGGTGTTTCGCATCCTGCCGGCGATCTTCGGGATCGGTCTCAGCTTCGGCGAGTACAGTCTCTCAGGCGCGCTCACCTTCGTCGGGCTCGAGCACTACGCCAGGCTCTTCGACGACCCCAACTTCTGGGGGGCGCTCTGGGTCACGCTGAAATACGCAGCGATCGCCATGCCGCTGACAGTGGTGCTCTCCCTCGCGATCGCTCAACTGTGCAACCGCGTGATGCGCGGCATGTCCTTCTACCGCTCCATCTTCTTCCTTCCGGCCGTGACATCACCGGTGCTCTCCGGGCTCATCTTCGTGTGGATCTTCTCCGACTCGGGCCCGATCAACGGCCTCGTCAGAGCCGTGGGACTCCAGCCGATCAGCTGGCTGCAGGACGGATTCTGGGTGCTCCCGGCGCTGGCGCTCGTGAGTGCGTGGATGAGCTTCGGCTACAACATGCTGATCCTGCTGGCCGGCATGCTGGCGATCCCGCAGGAGTACTACGAGGCGGCATCGATCGATGGTGCGAACGGGTGGCAACGTTTCACGCGTATCACGCTGCCGTCCCTTCGGCCCGCTCTCTTCTTCGTGCTGGTGCTCGAGACCGTCAAGTCGTTCCAGACATTCGACACCATCTTCGTGATGACCGGCGGCGGCCCCGTACGGGCGAGCTACACGCTCACCTTCATGCTCTATGACCAGGGATTCGGGTACTTCGACTTCGGCTACGCCAGCGCAGTGGGCGTCGTCCTACTGATCATCGCCCTGGTCTTCTCACTCATCCAACGCCGACTGGTCGGGAGGGACGACTGA
- a CDS encoding enolase C-terminal domain-like protein, which translates to MAGTDIRVLDATVAYRDVKLESPLTISGGSITHFTVAEVDVEVVNRSGARGTGHGESVLSVPWAWPGSALSVGERDAVLRGFVRHYAQHAARLDPADPIAIWGHLATSTEDSRAALQAVAHERVPELGIALALGAVDNALHDAWGNAAGQNVFEMYTADHLADDLRAHGLPGCYPGDGVEPSPRQSLPVQHVVGISDPLTSAAAGDGSTALADWMVQEGVDRLKVKVAGADPAVDAQRISDIYRIARSHGFSPQLAVDPNEGYPDAIVAGTMLDELSASDPEAAATVQYLEQPISRSVVVDPDQMRYLSEQVPTIMDEGFTSLARLPQLRAEGWSGVVIKASKGQTPAVIAAAVARHLGLFVTVQDLTATGGAYLHSARIASVLRVSVPQLEYNSRQYAPADNDGLRRMLPKLAHVKDGQVRMDGLDGAGLYGATSSRTS; encoded by the coding sequence ATGGCCGGGACTGACATCCGGGTACTCGACGCAACTGTCGCCTACCGCGACGTGAAGCTTGAGTCGCCGCTGACGATCAGCGGAGGGTCGATCACGCACTTCACCGTGGCCGAAGTCGATGTGGAGGTCGTGAATCGTTCAGGCGCGCGCGGAACGGGGCACGGCGAGAGTGTGCTGTCGGTGCCATGGGCCTGGCCGGGAAGCGCCCTTTCCGTCGGAGAACGAGACGCAGTGCTGCGCGGGTTCGTGCGTCACTACGCACAGCACGCTGCGAGGCTCGACCCGGCCGATCCGATCGCGATATGGGGCCACCTGGCCACCAGCACTGAGGACAGCCGCGCAGCCCTGCAGGCAGTTGCGCACGAGCGAGTTCCGGAGCTGGGCATAGCCCTGGCCCTGGGCGCCGTCGACAATGCGCTGCATGATGCGTGGGGCAACGCGGCCGGCCAGAACGTATTCGAGATGTACACGGCCGATCATCTGGCCGATGATCTGCGTGCCCATGGTTTGCCCGGCTGCTACCCCGGCGACGGGGTCGAACCTTCGCCGCGGCAGTCGTTGCCTGTGCAGCACGTCGTCGGCATCTCCGATCCGCTGACCTCCGCGGCAGCAGGGGACGGGTCGACCGCGCTCGCGGACTGGATGGTGCAGGAGGGTGTCGACCGTCTCAAGGTCAAAGTGGCAGGTGCCGACCCAGCTGTCGATGCCCAGCGGATCTCTGACATCTATCGCATTGCCAGGTCACATGGCTTTTCCCCGCAACTGGCCGTCGACCCGAACGAAGGTTACCCGGACGCGATCGTCGCGGGAACCATGCTCGACGAGCTCTCCGCTTCCGATCCGGAAGCCGCCGCCACCGTGCAGTACCTGGAGCAACCGATCTCGCGCTCAGTGGTCGTCGACCCGGACCAGATGCGGTACCTCTCCGAACAGGTGCCCACCATCATGGACGAGGGATTCACGTCCCTCGCGCGACTACCGCAACTTCGCGCAGAGGGATGGTCCGGTGTGGTCATCAAGGCCAGCAAGGGGCAGACACCCGCGGTGATCGCCGCTGCTGTTGCACGGCACCTCGGACTGTTCGTCACCGTTCAGGACCTCACCGCCACTGGAGGTGCCTATCTGCACTCCGCGCGGATTGCCAGCGTCTTGCGGGTGAGCGTGCCGCAGCTCGAGTACAACAGCAGGCAGTACGCTCCTGCCGACAATGACGGGCTCCGTCGCATGCTCCCGAAGCTGGCTCACGTGAAGGACGGCCAGGTGAGGATGGACGGGCTCGACGGAGCGGGGCTCTACGGCGCTACTTCATCCCGGACATCATGA
- a CDS encoding carbohydrate ABC transporter permease, with product MPLSRRLTRARRLVPMHALLLVVAVVTAFPFYAMVIIAFQPGQAIVLPESMFPEELSLAAFEDALNSQNIPQWALNSAIYSVVSVVIVLLFASMAGYAFAKKRFAGREVIFWVFIAMLMIPYHLTIIPQYLIVGGLNGLDTMWGMIAATIANAQAMFLMRQFIYSIPDEMLDAAKIDGAGEFRIYWSIVLPQTKPIMATLGTFVFLWHWNDFLWPMISQQSPENYVLTVGLNTLQEQQVPLSTMMAAAVVSFIPTLIIFILLQRYFVRGVMMSGMK from the coding sequence ATGCCACTGTCACGCCGCCTGACCCGGGCCCGCCGCCTCGTCCCGATGCACGCGCTGCTCCTCGTCGTCGCGGTGGTGACGGCGTTCCCCTTCTACGCCATGGTGATCATCGCGTTCCAACCGGGCCAAGCCATCGTTCTCCCGGAATCGATGTTCCCGGAGGAGCTTTCCCTCGCTGCCTTCGAAGATGCACTCAACAGCCAGAACATTCCGCAATGGGCGTTGAACTCAGCGATCTACTCGGTCGTGTCAGTGGTCATCGTGCTGCTGTTCGCGTCCATGGCCGGATACGCCTTCGCCAAGAAGCGATTCGCGGGACGAGAGGTCATCTTCTGGGTCTTCATCGCGATGCTGATGATCCCCTACCACCTCACGATCATCCCGCAATACCTCATCGTCGGCGGGCTCAACGGTCTCGACACCATGTGGGGAATGATCGCGGCAACGATCGCGAATGCCCAGGCGATGTTCCTGATGCGGCAATTCATCTACAGCATCCCGGACGAGATGCTCGACGCGGCCAAGATCGACGGTGCCGGCGAGTTCCGGATCTATTGGTCGATCGTGCTGCCGCAGACCAAGCCCATCATGGCGACGCTGGGCACATTCGTCTTCCTCTGGCACTGGAACGACTTCCTGTGGCCGATGATCTCGCAGCAGTCTCCGGAGAACTACGTGCTGACGGTCGGCCTGAACACCCTGCAGGAGCAGCAGGTCCCGCTCTCGACCATGATGGCGGCCGCGGTGGTCAGCTTCATCCCGACTCTCATCATCTTCATCCTGCTGCAGCGCTACTTCGTCCGGGGCGTCATGATGTCCGGGATGAAGTAG
- a CDS encoding sugar ABC transporter substrate-binding protein: MKHKAKVAVSAAVTSALLLAACSGEDESPEQENAAPEDVSGTVTFWTYPFSTITEASWWQPYVDEFNEEYPNVEVEVVMQAWQGREESLVTAITGNNAPDVVYFNPDFVPKYADQDLLLPMDDLREDWDQFYDSSLEAMTWDDTLYGQPMLMQLQTSYCNTDVLEEAGVAACPTTWDEFRDAAPAIREAGYYATEYNGVSTLNHTFYMYLWQAGGEVLNEDMTEATFNGPEGLQALEFIQEMVDNEWVPQEPLSIAEPFEQTEAGQGNLGYVMGANLAATREFVDPDVIETVPPMSGVEQVASGSVGAWSVFNTTESPEAAQAWVRFLGEPEFLEDFLSESGYLSPRTDLDGLFADDPQIAGGSDYLEYLRTGVQHPKAREIIDMIRPHIQSVLLEGADPQEALDAAAEEVNGAL; the protein is encoded by the coding sequence ATGAAGCACAAGGCCAAGGTCGCCGTGAGCGCGGCCGTTACGAGCGCACTGCTGCTCGCGGCATGCAGTGGCGAGGACGAGTCTCCCGAACAGGAGAACGCCGCGCCGGAGGACGTCTCCGGCACCGTGACGTTCTGGACGTACCCGTTCTCGACGATCACCGAGGCGTCCTGGTGGCAGCCGTACGTGGACGAGTTCAACGAGGAGTACCCGAATGTCGAGGTCGAGGTCGTGATGCAGGCCTGGCAGGGGCGTGAGGAGTCGCTCGTCACGGCGATCACGGGCAACAACGCACCCGATGTCGTGTACTTCAATCCCGACTTCGTACCGAAGTATGCCGACCAGGACCTGCTGCTCCCGATGGACGACCTGCGCGAGGACTGGGACCAGTTCTACGACTCCTCACTCGAGGCCATGACCTGGGACGACACCCTCTACGGACAACCCATGCTGATGCAGCTGCAGACGTCCTACTGCAACACCGACGTGCTAGAGGAGGCAGGTGTCGCCGCCTGCCCGACCACGTGGGACGAGTTCCGTGACGCCGCACCCGCCATCCGGGAAGCCGGCTACTACGCCACGGAGTACAACGGCGTCTCCACGCTGAACCACACCTTCTACATGTACCTCTGGCAGGCAGGCGGTGAGGTCCTCAACGAGGACATGACCGAGGCGACGTTCAACGGCCCGGAGGGCCTGCAGGCGCTGGAGTTCATCCAGGAGATGGTGGACAACGAGTGGGTTCCGCAGGAACCGTTGAGCATCGCTGAGCCCTTCGAGCAGACCGAGGCCGGGCAAGGGAACCTCGGCTACGTGATGGGGGCGAACCTGGCGGCGACTCGTGAGTTCGTCGACCCCGACGTCATCGAGACGGTCCCACCGATGAGCGGCGTCGAACAGGTCGCCTCCGGCTCAGTGGGTGCGTGGTCGGTGTTCAACACCACCGAGTCCCCGGAAGCCGCTCAGGCTTGGGTTCGGTTCCTCGGCGAGCCGGAGTTCCTCGAGGACTTCCTCAGCGAGTCGGGATATCTCTCACCGCGCACGGACCTCGACGGCCTGTTCGCCGATGATCCGCAGATCGCCGGCGGGTCCGACTACCTCGAGTACCTCCGCACCGGCGTCCAGCACCCCAAGGCTCGGGAGATCATCGACATGATCCGCCCGCACATCCAGAGTGTGCTGCTCGAAGGTGCCGATCCGCAGGAAGCACTGGACGCAGCCGCCGAAGAGGTGAACGGGGCCCTCTGA